Proteins encoded within one genomic window of Thioploca ingrica:
- a CDS encoding heat shock protein DnaJ domain-containing protein, translating to MKFKDYYQILQVDPNATVEEIKQAYHRLAHKYHPDISKEADAERRFKEIKSAYEVLKDPQKRSSYTTRFKIILPYSYEWFMSKRNTWLNYFAQQQAKKDARTRVKLQWQSWKPRLPTRAQPPITNPAVMNKNSPQLARFSKRIGIAILLMLLGIASYLGLKQIQTWHNHRQWQAAILQQDKVAIHTLEQADPETQRQILQDNPVKTALVTFYLQQNDTPILTRLATYDATIQADILKNDTVYQRLTDYYNQQITTELATDNFSAALQQLETLLNHYPASPELKNKYEAIQQQKQQRLAQLTQQYMECLDQTLAPLLERTHCMVEARHKIEQVGIEHHLPNDSNLSAMYTEEIQHALAESTYGKAEKLLFDWEKLLPEANEERQVLWKNLALHRQFNDITADLSSHDPNKIVGRLSQLTTDNGLQQKIIQLPQIQKNLVDYHLSEALTLLTHKQQVINVDSKTLSKMKKIITALQEPPVVNPIPTTKSITAATMITPPSVASSSATEGKVAHLLQECQTHYQANRLATGAPGTALTCYQTVLQLEPNNRQALNGLNNIQNRYLSWIESAIQQNNLNKANAYLANLQKINPQLPALARLKGRLKSTSTSQKSSPPILVVKKSTISTHTNQSSSSSPKISSPLKIASPPPVLEPLPKKNTTCEGCNCSELLKQLSMGVKSLTSAQRSFFHNQCR from the coding sequence ATGAAATTCAAAGATTATTACCAAATTTTACAGGTCGATCCTAACGCGACCGTAGAAGAAATTAAACAAGCTTACCATCGACTCGCGCATAAATATCATCCCGATATTAGTAAAGAAGCGGATGCAGAACGACGGTTTAAAGAAATTAAATCAGCTTATGAGGTGCTTAAAGATCCTCAGAAACGATCCAGTTATACCACTCGATTCAAAATTATTTTACCTTATAGTTATGAGTGGTTTATGAGCAAACGGAATACCTGGCTGAATTACTTTGCTCAGCAACAAGCGAAAAAGGATGCACGTACCCGAGTTAAACTCCAATGGCAAAGTTGGAAGCCTCGTCTGCCCACTCGGGCTCAACCCCCCATTACCAACCCAGCGGTTATGAATAAAAATTCGCCACAGTTAGCTCGCTTTTCCAAGCGAATTGGAATAGCTATTTTACTGATGTTATTGGGAATTGCGAGTTACCTTGGACTAAAACAAATTCAAACTTGGCATAACCATCGGCAATGGCAAGCTGCTATTTTACAACAGGATAAAGTTGCTATTCACACTTTAGAACAAGCTGACCCGGAAACGCAGCGGCAAATTTTGCAGGATAATCCCGTTAAAACAGCCTTAGTAACCTTTTATCTACAGCAGAACGACACGCCAATTTTAACTCGATTAGCCACTTATGATGCCACGATTCAGGCGGATATTTTAAAAAATGACACCGTTTATCAGCGGTTAACCGATTACTATAATCAACAAATTACCACTGAATTAGCCACTGATAATTTTTCTGCCGCTTTGCAGCAGTTAGAAACTTTGCTTAATCACTATCCGGCTTCTCCAGAACTCAAGAATAAATATGAAGCCATTCAGCAACAAAAACAACAACGTTTAGCACAATTAACTCAGCAATACATGGAATGTTTGGATCAAACTTTAGCGCCCTTACTAGAAAGAACCCATTGTATGGTAGAAGCACGACATAAAATAGAACAAGTTGGTATTGAACATCATTTACCCAATGATTCTAACTTATCGGCTATGTATACCGAAGAAATTCAGCACGCTTTAGCTGAAAGTACTTATGGCAAAGCGGAAAAATTATTATTCGATTGGGAAAAATTACTTCCAGAAGCCAATGAAGAACGCCAAGTGTTGTGGAAAAATTTAGCACTCCACCGCCAATTTAATGATATTACAGCGGATTTAAGCAGTCATGATCCCAATAAAATAGTCGGTCGGTTAAGTCAACTGACGACAGATAACGGGTTACAACAAAAAATTATTCAACTACCACAAATACAAAAAAATTTAGTCGATTACCATTTAAGCGAAGCATTAACACTGTTAACTCATAAACAGCAGGTGATCAATGTGGATTCTAAAACCTTAAGTAAGATGAAAAAAATTATAACTGCCTTACAAGAACCACCCGTAGTTAACCCCATCCCAACCACTAAAAGCATAACTGCGGCTACGATGATAACGCCTCCGAGTGTCGCTTCTTCTTCAGCGACTGAAGGAAAAGTCGCTCATTTATTGCAAGAATGCCAAACTCATTATCAAGCGAATCGCCTGGCTACCGGTGCTCCAGGTACAGCATTGACATGTTATCAAACTGTACTGCAATTAGAGCCCAATAATCGTCAAGCTTTGAATGGATTAAATAACATTCAAAACCGTTATTTAAGCTGGATAGAATCCGCCATCCAGCAAAATAATTTGAATAAAGCTAATGCTTACCTAGCTAATTTGCAAAAAATTAACCCGCAATTACCGGCTTTAGCTCGGTTAAAAGGGCGGTTAAAATCGACGAGTACTTCGCAAAAATCTTCACCACCCATTCTCGTGGTTAAAAAGTCAACTATTTCAACACACACTAACCAATCCTCTTCGTCGTCCCCAAAGATTTCGTCACCCCTAAAAATCGCTTCGCCACCGCCGGTTCTTGAACCGTTACCAAAGAAGAACACGACTTGTGAAGGATGTAATTGCTCAGAATTATTAAAACAGTTATCAATGGGTGTAAAATCATTAACATCAGCACAAAGAAGTTTTTTCCACAATCAATGTCGTTAA
- a CDS encoding multi-sensor hybrid histidine kinase, whose product MMLNNFFSKSYAIFLFSSVCLGVLLIWIAQIRLEDFKQHQITIATNSIHYVANQIVDLVNKNRQLITLFVQQEEQLLQDLAQSPDSERLRQQFVQRIFAYFPNYFDFIVANQKSIPLFWQGMLQVDNYSQMQLQNFATQPEQTFKILAYFSEQHFHIIVPWGNFSLASEAQSASSSPPQSSGILLLGLPSDMIASILQAGQAYQQDILLLSQTEPDRVELTAQGRPLKNHNQLAPEDQQRILYRLPINYTHWEVVGLQQKSLFLKYQWALWNQSIVIFIIFFSSGLLLSHWAARTEKQQRQIERAFRQSESRLQTIINNLPVILWVINREGIFTFSRGKGLNILDLRQDELVGKNIFTTYQAFPEFLSAVKAALAGQELSNQTRRFSDSPRFFETTFSPLIENSHQLVGALILAIDITKHCRIEQDLRRQMLRNDLILENSMDGFCLFNSEGICQDVNQAFCKMLGYGREELIGMPVAQIGARFSPEEVTAAIQSLIKRGSHRIETQLWHKYGTRIEVEISSTAFRFEDDINQPLFLFSFIRDISTRKRYEMDLRQAKEAAESASRAKSEFLATMSHEIRTPMSGVIGTTELLQQTLLDAKQKHYLEMIRSSGEALLTLINDILDFSKIEANKLNLEQIEFDLSALLEEVINLFAVSAQRKGLELIYQISSFPPVKLIGDPSRLRQVLNNLLGNAVKFTQRGEIILHVSIVEELSQRFTLHFEVIDTGIGVNKEEGTRLFKPFLQADSSTTRRYGGTGLGLAISRRLVQIMGGEIGLISQVGQGSTFWFNLPFAKSTTPIATLDEPTNKLRGLKLLLVINHTAYHILFMALAQKWEMTTHIVTTTTEGLQLLQPMNGTYDIVIIEHDCPQLDGLNFMRTIQFDPQYAYLPLVLFTIVDKMVEQERESIKYLLNKPLLPSNLLRCLFHILGEDKVESVTLPPLSSSSPTHFNNKQILIAEDNKVNQEVIKVMLHNLGCQVTVVEDGQQALQALSQRHYDLIFMDCHMPHLDGFETSIQIRQQEQLQAGDSHIPIIALTANALQGDRERCIAMGMDDYLSKPVKSEDLQKMLGRYFGGPYLNQPIENNSKLPDTPELTTMPETHEVLSATKLEQMRKDMKGRSIAWLIDLFIKELPNYINELNTAIQTKEGEDLYLAAHKFKGSCSNLGAMSMVELCKQLEILGRAGDLEPAAQIVIHQVPQVAQHLTEALQQEKLKSTS is encoded by the coding sequence ATGATGCTGAACAATTTTTTTTCCAAAAGTTATGCTATTTTTTTATTTTCATCGGTGTGTTTAGGTGTTTTATTGATTTGGATTGCACAAATACGCTTAGAAGATTTTAAGCAGCATCAAATAACCATTGCGACCAATTCAATTCATTATGTTGCCAATCAAATTGTTGATTTAGTCAATAAAAACCGCCAGTTAATAACCCTATTTGTTCAACAAGAGGAGCAATTACTCCAAGATTTAGCTCAGTCACCCGATTCAGAAAGATTACGCCAACAATTCGTCCAACGAATTTTTGCTTATTTCCCTAACTATTTTGATTTTATTGTGGCTAATCAAAAAAGTATACCCCTATTTTGGCAAGGCATGTTACAAGTTGATAACTACAGCCAAATGCAATTACAAAATTTTGCCACTCAACCAGAGCAAACTTTTAAAATTCTTGCTTATTTTTCCGAACAACACTTTCATATAATTGTTCCTTGGGGTAACTTTTCACTAGCCAGTGAAGCTCAATCCGCTTCAAGTTCTCCTCCTCAAAGCAGCGGTATTCTTTTACTCGGGTTACCTTCTGATATGATTGCCAGTATTTTACAAGCCGGTCAAGCTTACCAACAAGATATTCTTTTATTGAGCCAAACTGAGCCGGATCGGGTTGAGCTAACGGCACAAGGTCGACCACTCAAAAACCATAATCAACTCGCTCCTGAAGACCAGCAGCGAATTTTATATCGATTGCCTATCAATTATACTCATTGGGAAGTCGTGGGATTACAACAAAAATCCTTATTTCTAAAATACCAATGGGCGCTTTGGAATCAATCTATCGTTATCTTCATTATTTTTTTTTCGTCAGGGTTACTGTTATCCCATTGGGCGGCGCGTACTGAAAAACAACAGCGGCAAATCGAACGTGCTTTTCGCCAAAGTGAATCCCGCTTGCAAACGATTATCAATAATCTACCGGTTATTTTATGGGTAATTAATCGCGAGGGTATTTTTACTTTTTCCCGAGGTAAGGGACTAAATATTCTGGATTTACGCCAAGATGAATTAGTGGGCAAAAATATTTTTACCACCTATCAAGCCTTTCCTGAATTTTTAAGTGCGGTGAAAGCCGCTTTAGCGGGTCAAGAACTATCGAATCAAACTAGGCGGTTTAGTGACTCTCCCCGTTTTTTTGAAACCACCTTTTCCCCATTAATAGAAAATTCTCATCAATTAGTGGGTGCTTTAATTCTCGCTATCGATATCACTAAACATTGTCGGATAGAGCAAGATTTGCGTCGACAAATGCTGCGCAATGACTTGATCTTAGAAAACTCGATGGATGGATTTTGCTTATTTAATAGCGAGGGGATTTGTCAAGATGTCAATCAAGCTTTTTGTAAGATGCTCGGTTATGGTCGAGAAGAATTAATCGGAATGCCAGTCGCTCAAATTGGAGCGCGATTTAGCCCAGAAGAAGTGACTGCGGCTATTCAAAGCTTAATAAAACGAGGCAGTCATCGGATCGAAACCCAATTATGGCACAAGTATGGGACTCGAATCGAGGTTGAAATCTCCAGTACCGCTTTTCGGTTTGAAGATGACATCAATCAGCCGCTATTTTTATTCAGTTTTATTCGTGATATCTCCACTCGGAAACGTTATGAAATGGATTTGCGCCAAGCCAAAGAAGCCGCCGAATCAGCCAGTCGAGCTAAAAGTGAATTTCTGGCTACCATGAGTCACGAAATCCGCACCCCCATGAGTGGGGTTATTGGCACTACCGAATTACTGCAACAAACGCTTTTAGATGCCAAACAAAAGCATTACCTAGAAATGATACGCAGTTCTGGCGAAGCCTTGCTGACTTTGATTAATGATATTCTCGATTTTTCTAAGATTGAAGCCAATAAACTGAATTTAGAACAAATTGAGTTTGACTTATCAGCCTTGTTAGAAGAAGTGATCAATCTTTTTGCTGTCTCTGCTCAACGTAAAGGTTTAGAACTCATTTATCAAATATCGTCATTCCCACCCGTAAAATTAATCGGTGATCCCAGTCGGTTACGACAAGTCCTCAATAATTTACTGGGCAATGCAGTTAAATTCACCCAACGAGGAGAAATTATCCTGCATGTATCCATTGTTGAAGAATTAAGTCAACGTTTTACTTTACATTTTGAAGTGATTGATACCGGAATTGGGGTAAACAAAGAAGAAGGAACCCGTTTATTTAAGCCGTTTTTACAAGCCGATAGTTCGACTACCCGTCGCTATGGTGGAACCGGGCTGGGTTTAGCGATTTCACGTCGCTTGGTGCAAATCATGGGTGGGGAAATTGGTTTAATCAGTCAAGTGGGTCAAGGAAGTACTTTTTGGTTTAATTTACCCTTTGCTAAATCGACTACCCCAATTGCCACTCTGGATGAGCCAACCAATAAATTGCGTGGTCTAAAGTTACTCTTGGTGATTAATCATACTGCTTACCATATTCTTTTTATGGCATTAGCTCAAAAATGGGAAATGACGACCCATATTGTCACCACCACCACGGAAGGCTTACAACTATTACAACCAATGAATGGAACCTATGATATTGTTATTATTGAACATGACTGTCCACAACTCGATGGCTTGAATTTTATGCGGACCATTCAATTCGATCCGCAGTATGCTTATTTACCCTTAGTATTATTCACTATTGTGGATAAAATGGTAGAGCAAGAGCGAGAATCCATCAAATATCTCTTGAATAAACCACTATTACCTTCTAATTTATTAAGATGTTTATTTCACATTTTAGGTGAAGATAAAGTCGAATCAGTGACTTTACCGCCCCTGTCTTCTTCAAGCCCAACTCATTTTAATAATAAACAAATACTCATTGCAGAAGATAACAAAGTTAATCAAGAAGTTATCAAAGTTATGTTACACAATCTGGGATGCCAAGTCACCGTCGTTGAAGATGGACAACAAGCTTTACAAGCCCTCTCGCAACGACATTATGATTTAATCTTTATGGATTGTCATATGCCTCATTTAGATGGATTTGAAACCAGCATTCAGATTCGTCAACAAGAGCAATTGCAAGCGGGTGATTCACATATTCCGATTATTGCTTTAACCGCCAATGCGTTGCAAGGTGATCGGGAACGGTGTATCGCTATGGGCATGGATGATTATTTGAGTAAACCAGTCAAATCAGAAGATTTACAAAAAATGTTAGGTCGCTATTTTGGCGGGCCTTACCTCAATCAACCTATTGAAAATAATTCAAAATTACCTGATACGCCGGAGTTAACCACTATGCCAGAAACCCACGAAGTACTTTCTGCGACCAAACTAGAACAAATGCGCAAAGATATGAAAGGTCGTAGTATTGCCTGGTTAATTGATTTATTTATTAAAGAATTACCTAATTATATCAATGAATTAAATACAGCTATCCAAACCAAGGAAGGAGAAGATTTATATTTAGCCGCTCACAAATTTAAAGGCAGTTGCTCGAATTTAGGTGCAATGAGCATGGTTGAGCTCTGTAAACAATTAGAAATACTTGGGCGTGCTGGTGATCTAGAACCAGCAGCACAAATAGTTATACACCAAGTTCCTCAAGTAGCACAACATTTAACTGAGGCTTTACAACAGGAAAAACTAAAGTCAACTTCATAA
- a CDS encoding secreted protein, producing the protein MKNATVLICYTTILWAVTFPVLSQETTPPSTTTSSDTSHSQEYYDGLKYGMDLCSKTPRACGISLSSDDTNPDLEQQIKDQCKQFPASCGIKVGPNTDGSTEEGIAQCRQDPTTCDIELNPDKDEFIQAGIEQGIAKCQADPSSCEIAGNEDGSTQAGIEQCRKNPQSCQIESKQDGITQCQTNPTTCGITVNNNTDGSTQEGIAQCQKNPNSCGIQVDPNLSQVIQETIAQCRHNPTFCGIDTTQCTSPSNPVNSQLVHGFFSLTEGSLYLPAIDVPNIFDGSVTSYEVQMKIIPGREPLSFTVIQVAPIEK; encoded by the coding sequence ATGAAAAACGCCACTGTTTTAATATGTTATACGACTATTTTATGGGCTGTTACCTTCCCCGTTTTAAGCCAAGAAACCACTCCACCTTCAACCACCACTTCATCTGACACCAGCCATTCTCAAGAATATTATGACGGTCTTAAATATGGGATGGATTTGTGTAGTAAAACACCTCGAGCGTGTGGAATTAGCCTCAGTTCCGACGACACCAATCCAGACTTGGAACAACAGATTAAAGATCAATGTAAACAATTTCCGGCTTCTTGTGGCATCAAAGTTGGTCCCAACACGGACGGTTCTACCGAAGAAGGAATAGCACAATGTCGTCAAGACCCAACCACTTGTGATATTGAACTGAATCCAGATAAAGATGAATTTATTCAAGCCGGGATTGAACAAGGTATCGCTAAATGCCAAGCTGATCCAAGCAGTTGTGAAATAGCCGGTAATGAGGATGGTTCTACTCAAGCGGGCATAGAACAATGTCGTAAAAATCCACAATCCTGTCAGATAGAGTCCAAACAAGATGGAATCACTCAATGTCAGACTAATCCAACTACTTGTGGAATTACCGTGAATAATAATACCGACGGTTCAACGCAAGAAGGGATTGCCCAATGTCAGAAAAATCCGAATTCTTGTGGCATTCAAGTGGATCCTAACCTGAGTCAAGTTATTCAGGAAACTATCGCTCAATGCCGACATAACCCAACTTTTTGTGGAATTGATACCACTCAGTGCACCTCGCCATCAAATCCAGTTAATTCTCAACTCGTACATGGTTTCTTTTCTTTGACTGAAGGCAGTTTATATCTGCCCGCGATCGATGTACCGAATATTTTTGATGGTAGTGTCACTTCTTATGAAGTACAAATGAAGATAATTCCCGGACGAGAACCCCTTTCCTTTACGGTCATCCAGGTTGCCCCTATTGAAAAATAA
- a CDS encoding response regulator receiver protein has protein sequence MSKIKVLIIDDSALIRQMLTKILNSAPDIEVVGAAADPYIAREKIKRLSPDVLTLDVEMPRMDGLAFLSNLMRLRPIPVIMISALTQRGADITLQALEYGAVDFISKPQIDIAQSFESYSEEIISKIRVAAHAKVRPLNVLSNKTLKVVPKYSADVILSHNPSPLRPFKTTEKIIAIGASTGGTEAIKVLLTQMPASTPGIVISQHIPATFSSSFAMRMNQLSAMTVAEAEDNKVILPGHVYIAPGGYHLLVERDGSRYITRLHQGNPVNRHRPSVDVLFRSIAQNVGTNSIGVILTGMGDDGARGIKEMHDAGAVTVAQDEPTSVVWGMPGEAIKQGGIDYVLPLHKIPDKLISLCSNYTKNLSNDTKI, from the coding sequence GTGTCTAAGATTAAAGTACTTATTATTGACGATTCTGCCTTAATTCGGCAAATGTTGACTAAAATATTAAATTCAGCACCTGATATTGAAGTCGTCGGCGCTGCGGCAGATCCCTATATTGCCAGAGAAAAAATCAAACGTCTTAGTCCCGATGTATTGACATTAGACGTGGAGATGCCCCGTATGGATGGATTAGCTTTTTTAAGTAACTTAATGCGCCTACGACCGATTCCAGTGATAATGATATCCGCTCTAACCCAACGAGGCGCTGATATTACCCTTCAAGCTTTAGAATACGGTGCTGTCGATTTTATTTCTAAACCGCAAATTGATATCGCCCAATCATTTGAATCTTATTCTGAAGAAATTATTAGTAAAATTCGAGTGGCTGCTCATGCCAAGGTACGTCCGCTTAATGTCCTATCTAATAAGACCCTCAAAGTAGTTCCCAAATATTCAGCGGATGTTATTTTAAGCCATAATCCCTCCCCATTACGTCCTTTTAAAACCACTGAGAAGATTATTGCTATTGGCGCTTCTACGGGTGGTACTGAAGCTATTAAAGTGCTATTGACACAAATGCCAGCCAGCACTCCAGGTATTGTGATTAGCCAACATATTCCAGCTACTTTTAGTTCTTCTTTTGCGATGCGAATGAATCAACTATCCGCTATGACCGTAGCAGAAGCAGAAGATAATAAGGTTATCTTGCCTGGTCACGTTTATATTGCCCCTGGTGGATATCATTTATTAGTGGAACGAGATGGTTCACGCTATATTACCCGGTTACATCAAGGTAATCCGGTGAATCGTCATCGTCCTTCAGTCGATGTGTTATTTCGTTCCATTGCGCAGAATGTGGGTACGAATTCGATTGGCGTGATTCTGACGGGAATGGGTGACGATGGTGCACGTGGAATTAAAGAAATGCACGATGCCGGTGCGGTGACAGTGGCACAGGATGAACCGACCAGTGTCGTCTGGGGTATGCCCGGTGAAGCCATTAAGCAAGGCGGGATAGATTATGTGTTACCCTTGCATAAAATTCCGGACAAGTTAATATCTTTATGTAGTAATTACACTAAAAATTTATCTAACGATACTAAAATATAA
- a CDS encoding chemotaxis protein CheD, whose translation MIQPSALPRALPGYEQIKRYWDHHHAGYIAKILPGEYYVTRHDEILTTVVGSCISACIRDSVNGIGGMNHFMLPTHVACKNKWEYTNVSVASRYGSFAMEHMINEILKYGGNRRNLEVKLFGGGRIMQNMANIGQKNIEFIKNYIQTEGLTLLAEDLGDIYPRKILYYPVNGRVRVKKLRSMEQSVLVRENAYRRNLEKQPLAGDVDLF comes from the coding sequence ATGATACAACCATCTGCACTACCACGTGCTTTGCCTGGTTATGAACAGATTAAACGTTATTGGGACCATCACCATGCCGGCTATATCGCTAAAATCTTACCTGGCGAATATTATGTGACTCGCCATGATGAAATTTTAACGACGGTGGTTGGTTCTTGTATATCGGCTTGTATTCGTGACAGTGTTAATGGGATTGGCGGTATGAATCATTTTATGTTACCAACCCATGTTGCTTGTAAAAATAAATGGGAATATACCAATGTGAGTGTTGCAAGCCGCTACGGTAGTTTTGCGATGGAACATATGATTAATGAAATTTTAAAATATGGAGGTAATCGTCGCAATTTGGAGGTAAAATTATTTGGCGGCGGACGTATTATGCAAAATATGGCTAACATTGGACAAAAAAATATAGAATTTATAAAAAATTATATTCAAACTGAAGGATTAACTTTATTAGCAGAAGATTTGGGTGATATTTACCCGCGCAAAATACTTTATTATCCGGTGAATGGACGAGTTCGTGTTAAAAAGTTACGTTCCATGGAACAAAGTGTATTAGTACGTGAAAATGCTTATCGACGTAATTTAGAAAAACAACCCCTTGCAGGTGATGTTGATCTATTCTAA
- a CDS encoding chemotaxis protein CheR, protein MLYSRLSRRLRALNLKSFSSYYKLLQNDGGEELIHFVNAVTTNLTAFFREPHHFELLEQVILPKLMEKQMATQRLRIWSAGCASGEEPYSIAMVVKEVVPSHWDVKILATDLDSSVLARGIQGIYEEERVSGILPIRLRRWFRKGTGNQLGRVQIVPELQALITFKHLNLMHGWPMRGPFDIIFCRNVVIYFDKATQKVLFERFANILSDEGYLLIGHSENLFQLSTRFQLLRQTVYVKGG, encoded by the coding sequence ATGCTTTATAGCCGGTTATCACGTCGCTTACGGGCTTTAAATTTAAAAAGTTTTTCTAGTTATTATAAGTTATTGCAAAATGATGGTGGTGAGGAGTTAATTCACTTTGTTAATGCGGTTACGACTAATCTAACCGCTTTTTTTCGTGAACCCCATCATTTTGAGTTGTTAGAACAAGTCATCTTACCGAAATTAATGGAAAAACAAATGGCTACTCAACGGTTGCGAATTTGGTCAGCCGGTTGTGCCAGTGGTGAAGAACCTTATTCCATAGCGATGGTGGTTAAGGAAGTGGTACCGAGTCATTGGGATGTTAAAATCTTAGCGACTGATTTAGACTCGTCAGTATTAGCTAGAGGAATACAAGGGATTTATGAAGAAGAAAGAGTGAGTGGAATTTTACCGATTCGGTTACGTCGCTGGTTCAGAAAAGGAACCGGAAATCAACTTGGACGAGTCCAAATCGTACCGGAATTACAAGCGTTAATTACGTTTAAGCATCTGAATTTAATGCATGGATGGCCGATGCGTGGGCCATTCGATATTATTTTTTGTCGCAATGTAGTCATTTACTTTGACAAGGCGACCCAAAAAGTTTTATTCGAACGCTTTGCTAATATCCTTAGTGATGAAGGTTATTTGCTGATAGGACATTCAGAAAATTTATTTCAACTCAGTACCCGTTTTCAATTACTACGTCAAACGGTCTATGTCAAAGGTGGATAG